From the uncultured Methanomethylovorans sp. genome, the window ATTAGCAAGTAGATATGAACGTCTTAATGTGGTTTTCAAAGGATTGTTAGATATTGCATGTTTCCTGTTGTGTTGGAAAAAGGTGTGAGTGAAGTTTTGAAATAGGCTCTATTATTAAAAGTATTCATTTCAATGATTTTATTCATTCCTTCTTTTCCCTGGCCATCAATGATTTCAACAGGCATACCAAGATCTATTTGCTTAATGATTTCAGTATTTTTTCCCCATAATGTAACTTTGATCTGGCCTGTGCCATCTTTGACAATGATGTTTCCGACATAATTAACTTGCCCACTGTCATTTGAGAATTCCCGGATTTCACTTATGTCAACTATATGTCCTTTTATCGAGAATTTCTTTCCTGCAGTTACTTGACTAATGGGAGCAAAGGATTCACTGAATGAAACAACATCATTGGTTTTCTCTATGGTCGTAGAATCACCAATCTGTAATTCAACTGATTTAGAGAAGTCGTTATATTTTGCTGTAGCGTTTCTGATCAGGAGACTGTCGCCTACTTTAATATCCGGGGATAAATCAGCTTTATCGTTCCAAAGAGTTGCGTTCATTTTTCCACTATTGTCACCAAGAGAAATATTTCTTAGTTTTCCTGTGCCATTCTTCCGATTGAATGTTTTTACATCACCGATCTTCAGAACCTTTGCTGTCAGATAGATATTAGACTCGTTATTTTTGATCTCGCTGATCTTTTTTTGAGGAATAGTAGCTTGAATGGATTCCTGCGAGATGCATATTGAATCTTTCGTACCTATGTTTATTTGAGTGCCTGTAGCACCATCCTTGGCTTGTCCAGTAATATCAATTATATCATTGACTTTGACAAAACCACCTGTTATATTTTCAACCATTTCATCCCACAATGAAGCAATAACACAGCCAGTTTCGTCTGCTATAGTTATCGATATGACTCTTCCTGTACTGTTGTCTTTCCGTGGAAATTCTCTCACTGATCCTATGTTGATTACTTTTCCGATAACACGGATTGTACTTCCATCCGGTTCTATATTTTTGATTTTGATAGAATCCGGTACAGGAGTAGACTTCGTCATTCCCAAATCATTGTTAACAAGCAAGGCAGCTGTTTTTGGATCACATAATCCGGCAAGGGTTTCTATCCTGGCCTGTACAAGTTCTGTATATTTCTCTGGGGTAATCTGAGATTTTACTAGTTCATATTCATCTTTAATTTCCGTAAAACTAACATTTTCCATAGGCATACCTCGTTAATAGCCTCAGCTAATCTTTTTTTCTTTGAACTTAATATGATTTAAATGCATAAAAATGCTTCTAATGAAGGTATGCATTTTTGATTTTGTGAGAATTTCTTTACCGATCATGATTTTAAAAAATAATTAAGTCAGAGCTTCGTGGTTTATCTCGTTATAATTTCTCCTGAATTCTATTATAAGAATTCCATCGTTATAAGTAACCTGTTCGATTTTTGGATATATTGAAACAGGCAGATGAATATCGTATTCATAATTCCATTGTAGATAAGATGCAGATATTTTTACATTCCTATTAGTAGAGTCAATAATGATATTTTGCCGAGGAACTCCAGGCGTAGGTGCATGTACAATTACACCAGTTGGAGTAATATATTCACTATAATCCAGATTTTG encodes:
- a CDS encoding OB-fold nucleic acid binding domain-containing protein; translation: MENVSFTEIKDEYELVKSQITPEKYTELVQARIETLAGLCDPKTAALLVNNDLGMTKSTPVPDSIKIKNIEPDGSTIRVIGKVINIGSVREFPRKDNSTGRVISITIADETGCVIASLWDEMVENITGGFVKVNDIIDITGQAKDGATGTQINIGTKDSICISQESIQATIPQKKISEIKNNESNIYLTAKVLKIGDVKTFNRKNGTGKLRNISLGDNSGKMNATLWNDKADLSPDIKVGDSLLIRNATAKYNDFSKSVELQIGDSTTIEKTNDVVSFSESFAPISQVTAGKKFSIKGHIVDISEIREFSNDSGQVNYVGNIIVKDGTGQIKVTLWGKNTEIIKQIDLGMPVEIIDGQGKEGMNKIIEMNTFNNRAYFKTSLTPFSNTTGNMQYLTIL
- a CDS encoding Hsp20/alpha crystallin family protein, whose amino-acid sequence is MVVQTVEMLSQKIIETAMIYLVFEKGIFYNWMWPSFFIEVNNNIPINKLVGFIVSRMPKIRRQNLDYSEYITPTGVIVHAPTPGVPRQNIIIDSTNRNVKISASYLQWNYEYDIHLPVSIYPKIEQVTYNDGILIIEFRRNYNEINHEALT